A DNA window from Castanea sativa cultivar Marrone di Chiusa Pesio chromosome 7, ASM4071231v1 contains the following coding sequences:
- the LOC142644667 gene encoding very-long-chain aldehyde decarbonylase CER1-like isoform X2 produces MASNPGILSDWPWKHLGSFKYLILAPWAIHSIYSFLFKEESKRDLTNFFIFPFLLWRMIHNQIWISISRYRNAKGNNLLVDKSLQFEQVDREQSWDDQIILSGIISYLINTTVPGGSHFPIWRTDGVILAILLHAGPVEFLYYWLHRALHHHYLYSRYHSHHHSSIVTEPITSVVHPFSEIIIYYMLFSITTMTLILTGTASLASIFGYFTYVDFMNNMGHCNFEFIPKWLFSLFPPLKFLMYTPSFHSLHHTQFQTNYCLFMPLYDYIYGTMDKSSDILYEISLKKKEKVPHVVHLTHLTTLDSIYHLRLGFSSLASSPHTSKWYMWLMWPLTLLSTMLTWIYGRTFVGERNHFNMLTLQTWVIPKYSYFLRSHENSINDLIEQAILEAEKKGVKVLSLGLLNQGEELNGYGGVHVKRNPQLKIKVVDGSSLAAAIVLNSIPKGTTQVLLRGKITKVACAIAVDLCKLGIQVATLQQDEYMKLSKSLEMSSENSLILSKSYSQKIWLVGDGLTEEEQLKVPKGTLFIPYSQFPPKKFRKDCLYHITPAMLIPTSLENVHSCENWLPRRVMSAWRIAGIVHALEGWNEHECGYTVSNMEKVWQASLQHGFQPLMFSNGSKY; encoded by the exons ATGGCTTCTAATCCAGGAATTCTCTCCGATTGGCCATGGAAGCATCTTGGAAGCTTTAAG TATTTGATCTTGGCTCCGTGGGCGATACATAGCATATACTCATTCCTATTCAAAGAAGAGAGTAAAAGGGACCTTACCAACTTTTTCATATTCCCATTTCTGTTATGGAGGATGATTCACAACCAAATATGGATTAGTATTTCTCGTTACCGAAATGCAAAAGGCAACAACCTACTTGTTGACAAGAGTCTTCAATTTGAACAAGTCGACAGAGAGCAAAGTTG GGATGATCAAATAATTCTGAGTGGAATCATATCCTACCTAATCAATACTACGGTGCCGGGCGGTTCACACTTTCCCATTTGGAGAACAGATGGAGTAATTCTAGCAATTCTACTTCATGCGGGTCCAGTGGAGTTCCTCTACTATTGGCTTCATAGAGCATTGCACCACCATTACCTTTACTCTCGCTATCATTCTCACCATCATTCCTCAATTGTCACAGAGCCTATCACGT CTGTCGTACATCCATTTTCTgagattataatatattacatgcTCTTTTCTATAACAACAATGACACTCATCTTGACGGGAACTGCTTCTTTGGCCTCTATTTTCGGTTATTTTACTTATGTTGATTTCATGAACAACATGGGTCACTGTAATTTTGAGTTTATTCCAAAGTGGTTGTTCTCATTGTTTCCTCCGCTCAAGTTTCTCATGTACACTCCTTC GTTTCACTCTCTACATCATACGCAATTTCAAACCAACTACTGTCTTTTTATGCCTCTTTATGATTACATCTATGGTACTATGGACAAATCTAGTGACATATTATATGAAATTTCtctcaagaaaaaagaaaaagtgccACACGTAGTGCATCTAACACATCTCACAACACTAGACTCCATCTATCATTTGAGGCTTGGATTTTCTTCCTTAGCCTCTAGCCCTCATACCTCAAAATGGTACATGTGGTTAATGTGGCCCCTAACATTATTGTCTACGATGTTAACATGGATTTATGGTCGTACATTTGTTGGTGAGAGGAACCATTTCAATATGCTCACCTTGCAAACTTGGGTCATCCCGAAGTACAGT TACTTTTTAAGATCGCATGAGAACTCTATCAATGATTTGATTGAGCAAGCCATACTTGAAGCAGAGAAAAAAGGCGTTAAAGTGTTAAGTCTAGGTCTCTTGAACCAG GGGGAGGAACTCAACGGATATGGTGGAGTCCATGTCAAGAGGAATCCTCAACTGAAAATAAAGGTGGTAGATGGAAGTAGCCTCGCAGCTGCCATTGTGCTAAATAGCATTCCCAAAGGGACAACCCAAGTGCTCCTTCGAGGCAAAATCACTAAGGTTGCCTGTGCAATTGCAGTTGATTTATGCAAACTAGGCATTCAG GTAGCTACATTACAGCAGGATGAGTACATGAAGCTTAGCAAATCGTTGGAGATGAGCTCAGAGAATAGTTTGATCCTTTCCAAAAGTTACAGTCAAAAG ATATGGTTAGTGGGAGATGGATTGACTGAAGAAGAACAGTTAAAAGTACCGAAAGGAACATTATTTATTCCCTATTCACAATTTCCACCAAAGAAATTTCGAAAGGACTGCCTATACCATATCACACCGGCAATGTTAATTCCCACTTCTCTTGAGAATGTCCACTCTTGTGAG AACTGGTTGCCAAGAAGGGTGATGAGTGCATGGCGTATAGCTGGGATAGTGCATGCATTAGAAGGATGGAATGAGCATGAGTGTGGTTACACAGTGTCCAACATGGAGAAAGTTTGGCAAGCAAGTCTTCAACATGGGTTTCAACCTTTGATGTTCTCAAATGGATCTAAATACTAG
- the LOC142644667 gene encoding very-long-chain aldehyde decarbonylase CER1-like isoform X1, protein MASNPGILSDWPWKHLGSFKYLILAPWAIHSIYSFLFKEESKRDLTNFFIFPFLLWRMIHNQIWISISRYRNAKGNNLLVDKSLQFEQVDREQSWDDQIILSGIISYLINTTVPGGSHFPIWRTDGVILAILLHAGPVEFLYYWLHRALHHHYLYSRYHSHHHSSIVTEPITSVVHPFSEIIIYYMLFSITTMTLILTGTASLASIFGYFTYVDFMNNMGHCNFEFIPKWLFSLFPPLKFLMYTPSFHSLHHTQFQTNYCLFMPLYDYIYGTMDKSSDILYEISLKKKEKVPHVVHLTHLTTLDSIYHLRLGFSSLASSPHTSKWYMWLMWPLTLLSTMLTWIYGRTFVGERNHFNMLTLQTWVIPKYSVQYFLRSHENSINDLIEQAILEAEKKGVKVLSLGLLNQGEELNGYGGVHVKRNPQLKIKVVDGSSLAAAIVLNSIPKGTTQVLLRGKITKVACAIAVDLCKLGIQVATLQQDEYMKLSKSLEMSSENSLILSKSYSQKIWLVGDGLTEEEQLKVPKGTLFIPYSQFPPKKFRKDCLYHITPAMLIPTSLENVHSCENWLPRRVMSAWRIAGIVHALEGWNEHECGYTVSNMEKVWQASLQHGFQPLMFSNGSKY, encoded by the exons ATGGCTTCTAATCCAGGAATTCTCTCCGATTGGCCATGGAAGCATCTTGGAAGCTTTAAG TATTTGATCTTGGCTCCGTGGGCGATACATAGCATATACTCATTCCTATTCAAAGAAGAGAGTAAAAGGGACCTTACCAACTTTTTCATATTCCCATTTCTGTTATGGAGGATGATTCACAACCAAATATGGATTAGTATTTCTCGTTACCGAAATGCAAAAGGCAACAACCTACTTGTTGACAAGAGTCTTCAATTTGAACAAGTCGACAGAGAGCAAAGTTG GGATGATCAAATAATTCTGAGTGGAATCATATCCTACCTAATCAATACTACGGTGCCGGGCGGTTCACACTTTCCCATTTGGAGAACAGATGGAGTAATTCTAGCAATTCTACTTCATGCGGGTCCAGTGGAGTTCCTCTACTATTGGCTTCATAGAGCATTGCACCACCATTACCTTTACTCTCGCTATCATTCTCACCATCATTCCTCAATTGTCACAGAGCCTATCACGT CTGTCGTACATCCATTTTCTgagattataatatattacatgcTCTTTTCTATAACAACAATGACACTCATCTTGACGGGAACTGCTTCTTTGGCCTCTATTTTCGGTTATTTTACTTATGTTGATTTCATGAACAACATGGGTCACTGTAATTTTGAGTTTATTCCAAAGTGGTTGTTCTCATTGTTTCCTCCGCTCAAGTTTCTCATGTACACTCCTTC GTTTCACTCTCTACATCATACGCAATTTCAAACCAACTACTGTCTTTTTATGCCTCTTTATGATTACATCTATGGTACTATGGACAAATCTAGTGACATATTATATGAAATTTCtctcaagaaaaaagaaaaagtgccACACGTAGTGCATCTAACACATCTCACAACACTAGACTCCATCTATCATTTGAGGCTTGGATTTTCTTCCTTAGCCTCTAGCCCTCATACCTCAAAATGGTACATGTGGTTAATGTGGCCCCTAACATTATTGTCTACGATGTTAACATGGATTTATGGTCGTACATTTGTTGGTGAGAGGAACCATTTCAATATGCTCACCTTGCAAACTTGGGTCATCCCGAAGTACAGTGTACAA TACTTTTTAAGATCGCATGAGAACTCTATCAATGATTTGATTGAGCAAGCCATACTTGAAGCAGAGAAAAAAGGCGTTAAAGTGTTAAGTCTAGGTCTCTTGAACCAG GGGGAGGAACTCAACGGATATGGTGGAGTCCATGTCAAGAGGAATCCTCAACTGAAAATAAAGGTGGTAGATGGAAGTAGCCTCGCAGCTGCCATTGTGCTAAATAGCATTCCCAAAGGGACAACCCAAGTGCTCCTTCGAGGCAAAATCACTAAGGTTGCCTGTGCAATTGCAGTTGATTTATGCAAACTAGGCATTCAG GTAGCTACATTACAGCAGGATGAGTACATGAAGCTTAGCAAATCGTTGGAGATGAGCTCAGAGAATAGTTTGATCCTTTCCAAAAGTTACAGTCAAAAG ATATGGTTAGTGGGAGATGGATTGACTGAAGAAGAACAGTTAAAAGTACCGAAAGGAACATTATTTATTCCCTATTCACAATTTCCACCAAAGAAATTTCGAAAGGACTGCCTATACCATATCACACCGGCAATGTTAATTCCCACTTCTCTTGAGAATGTCCACTCTTGTGAG AACTGGTTGCCAAGAAGGGTGATGAGTGCATGGCGTATAGCTGGGATAGTGCATGCATTAGAAGGATGGAATGAGCATGAGTGTGGTTACACAGTGTCCAACATGGAGAAAGTTTGGCAAGCAAGTCTTCAACATGGGTTTCAACCTTTGATGTTCTCAAATGGATCTAAATACTAG